TGGTGTATCTATACCTTAAATAATGTTTACTGAAAGCATTTATAGATAGTTTCTCTGTTGGATGTTCCAATCAACTCTCTTCTCATCTTGCAGATGTGAATGGTGCCATTAAGAACGTAAGTAGTTATTATTCAAGAGTCTTTATGGAGACACAAAGTTCACATGCCTCGCCAAGTTCCCACTAAGAACTATACTCTACCATAAAGGTTTTGCTTCTGCTACTTTTTTGCATGTTCAACTTTATGTTAAGTAGAgtgattttcaagacagggtgaCAATGATGATGTTCACCTTTACACTACATTGTCATCCCTCTGCATCCATGGGAGTGCTGGATCTAGAGCCACCCTTGGGCCTTGAAAGCTAAGGATGCCTTCTCCCTCATGCAAGATGGTGTGTGCCTGCATACATCCCTTGGCATTCTTTAATCATCTCTACATTACTTAGTGTGACTCATTCGATGTAAATGCCCTATAAACATCTACCATACTGTATAGTTTAGGGAATGATAGCAAGAAAAATGGCTGTATATGCTCAGCACAGATGCTATTTGCTTTCTGAATACTTTCTCCCCGCAGTTAGCTGAGTCCCCAGATGAAAACTCCACAGCACAGAGGAATCGCTGTTGTGTTTCAGTTCAGCAAACATGTCATTCAAGCCTCCTAAAGAACTGCAAACCAGAGCACAGGAGTTCAGGAAAAACTATTATTTCCATATTTATGGAGTTTGTGGATTTACTCGCAGGTACCACATGCTTGGCTGGATATAGTATAATACGGCTATCTAAACGTTATTCATAGACACGAGAGTGATACTCAGTGTGCCCTGTCTCCTTGTGCAATTGTTTCAGCCACGAGACCATTTTGTGAGATTGGCAACTGTCATTATGGGAACACACTCTCTCAGAAGGAGTCCCAGGATGGATAATAAAACATTGTGTTGCTCATGCGCGGCTTTAATGAAATAATACTCTATAAATATTGGGGCATATCCTAGTTTACAGTGCATTGTTAAGTACACCGTTTCATTTGATGCATCTCTCTAGTGGAAAGTATCTGCAGTGAGCAGacaagacagagacacaaagtctCTATAGCTTTCCAAAGTCATACCGGAGTAGCTGCTGACTTGACTGGTATTGATTCTACAATGACCTCCTTGCCTGCTATCTCAGTGGCCTAAGGATATCTAAGTTCTTGAACAAGGAGAAACCTGAAGTTTATGCAAAATTCCAAAGGGAAGGCAAATGGGAGATGCTTAGAAGTCCCCAGATCAAGTCAGGACTGTCCCCAGCTGCTGGATCACAGTGGGAAAGGCTACTCCTGATTCTGGAAGACGTATTTGCACTAAAAAATATTTACACCTCACTTGCTTTGTACCCCAAACTCTCCAAGATCCAAAAGACAGAAGTATTGTCACAGAACAACCACTGCTCTGCCTTGCAGGAACTGAAAATAATCTACTGTCAAAGATAGACATCTGCCGGGGCCCATTTCTACATAGAATGATAAGTGTGAAagtgagagacaaagagagatggTCAAGAACTGAGCAGGGGTTGAGAAAGTGACCTCTGAGATGACACAAGAGAATCAGGaagactgtcttagtcagggtttctattcctgcacaaaacatcatgaccaagaagcaagttaggaaggaaagggtttattcagcttacacttccacattgctgttcatcaccaaaggaagtcaggacaggaactcacatggggcaggaacttggaggcaggagctgatgcagaggccatggagggatgttactttctggcttgcttcccctgacttgcttagcttgctttcttatagaacctaggaatagcagcccagggatggcaccacccacaatgggccctcccacccttgatcactaattgagaaaatgccttacagctggatctcatggaggcaattcctcaagggaggctcctttctctgtgataactccaacttgtgtcaagttgacacacagaaccagccagtacacagaCATTCAATAGCCATAAAGGGAAAAGGAACATAaggtatgcatatgcacataccaataggcgtgtgtgtgtgtgtgtgtgtgtgtgtgtgtgtgtgtgtgtgttgtgtgtgtgttttgattccAAGGAACTAGGAGAAGTCCAATTTGGGTAAAATGTAAAGTCTAAGTACCTTACCAGCAATTCAGagcctgctttgtttgtttggtagtctcatgtagcccaggctaaccttgaatttaTTATGTAGCAGAAGTCGAccgtgaacttctgatcctcttgtttCCACTGTCCAGATGCTCAGTTATGGGGATGTATTACCATGCCTGGTTTGTGTAATGCTGCGGATGGAATCCTGGATTGGTGTATACCAGACAAGCACTCTTCAAACGAGGCTACAACGCCAGCCCAAGAGCAGAAGCAAACCAGTGATCTTCCAGTTAGGAATGGACTTCACTATCCAAACGAGCCACAGACACAGgcaatatgtatttttattttaacagtttAGGTGTAGGGGCCAGAAATGGCGGAACAGAGGTCTTAAAACAGACCTTGGTTGTGTAGAGGCTGGGAAAACTGTTGGATGGTGATGGATAAGGTAGGGACCAGGAGAAACATGTGAAAAAATGGATGGACCAGATCTTCAGAATGTAAACTTGGAAGATCGGGTTCTTGACTGGATGTAGGTGATTAAGGGGTGGGGGAGACCCAAGACATAATTCTAGTAAGATGAATGCAGGAGGTTCCTGAGCTCAGAGAGCCTGAGGGAAAAGCAGAAGCATGGGGTGGATCTTCAGCCCCTGGAGCTCCTCCTACTCTTCCCCTAATCAGAGTTTTTCTCCTTCAGCATGAATAATGAGTAGTACTGTAGACAATTCTGttactttgttttcctttgtttcccatGGAAAGGGTGAGCCAGGGCAGCTCACCTGAGGGATGGCgccatccccacccctcccactTGACATTACCTTGACCACTGGATTCAGAATCCTTAAATGATGTAGATAATTGAGCCAACCTCAAGGCACTTCTTTATTCTCAAACAGCAGAGaattaaaacagaagaaacacgcagaaaattaaaacaacatgGAATACACATCTATGCATTTCGTGGTGAAGGACTCATCCCACATAGCCAAggtcagaaacgaaaagggagaatTTCTTTTGGCACAAACATAATTCAGGTAAGCTGGCAGGGACTTCCGAATCTAAGATCTCTAGTGCTGGAAGCCATTCtgaaacaaccccccccccctttttttaaaagtacagcCTTTAATTCACTCAACTAAAATCCATCCCCTGATGCTCACAGAACCATCCCTAAACCCAGGGCAGAAGTCTTTACAAGTAGAGacatagtcattttttttttaaagacagtgagACACACTAAGACCTACTGGAAAGTATGGACCACTTtgtgaaatgatttttaaaatggcgTATTAGAATATGTTGTCCTCTTGGTTATAATACATGTCTGACTCCACGAGCTCCAAACCTGTGCAGGAGTAGTTCCGGTTCATCTGGGCCACATCACTTTCGCTCTTCTTCctctttagtggctctccttccTGTGTATAGGACTTCTCCAGAGCAGGGGCACTCACAGCTGGAAGGCCTTTTGTAAAAGGAACCTCCACTCTGCCCAGCTCAGTTTCATCCGAAGGGTTAGCGGTAGGCAGAAGCCGGTCACTCCGTAgcctttttcttatttcttccttttttgtctgAAAAGTAATATTAAAGAATGAAAAGGACCCTGGTGGCTTGGATTTGTACATGTTCCGTTCATATTGCTTGTCACGagcactttggtttttcttgttgGACTGCTCGATCTTGGAACAGATGGTTGCTGGGGAACCCGTGTTGAAAGAGACAAAAACACAGGGCTTGCCCTCGTAGGCTTCCTAGTCTAGTCCTTGTTCCCAGGGCTGccaacttgggaggcagatacgAAGGACACCAGACTAAAGCTATGTTTCCTGAGGAAAGGTGGGCTTCCGGTTGTGGGTTCAGGCGCTCAAAACTGCAGGAGCTGATCTGATGGTCTTCAGAACCCACTCTTAGCTCAATGCCCATCCCTGCCCTGGTTGTCTTCCTTCCTCCAACCCCAATGGTAAGTTTCCCAAACTTGACTTAATTCAGAATAATGAATAGTATTTATTTGGGCCATATAGAAGGAATAACAATTTTCAACCGAGTTCATGGTGCTGCTTCATTCCCACACAACTCAAAAGTAATTTTAAGGGGTGGGGAGCAATGTGTCCAGTGCGAGCAGCACACAGGTCGTTGAAATGCAGAATACCACGCCCACATTCTGTCTCAGGCTGCTGATAGGCAAGGTCTGGCGCATGCTCATTCGAGCCAGCAGTCGGCTCCTCAGAGTCAGCACCCACGGCTCATACCTTTCGGCGCTCCTCTGCCGCCTGCATCTTTTCTTCTAGGTCTTGGATTGTGAAATCCTTCACCTCCTTTTTCACCTTAAGCTTTTTCAGTCTGGCTGGTGGCTTTCTCAGTGGCTTCTCTGTAGTGCCCACCTGGAGGAAGACATTTCGTTTTTAATGGAGAAGTGACTTATTGCCTTGGCCTGGGAGAGGGACGGGGGCGAGAAACAGTTTAAAATGCACGTTTCAAAATATAAACTTTCAACTGGTagataaatgcaataaaaacttGAAATCTGTTAAGATCAGgcttactttattattattattattattattattattattattattactattacgtgcgtgtgtgtatgtgtgtgtgtgtgtgtgtgtgtgtgtgtgtgtaaaagggcATGGATATGAAGGCATCTGTACCTTTATCTACTGAGACACAAACATCTTGGTGGCCCAACCACAGAAGTGTCAGTGGTAAAATGTATTTCATGCCTTAAAAACACCAGGCTATTAGCTATTAGGACAAAGGCCGAGAATGCGTTCTGTGAAGCCAGCTGCAGAGGACTCATGAGAGAGATCTCAAGGCTGAAAACTAAACGGAAATATGGAGATGGGGGTGTGAAAGTCTGGCTCAGTGTAAGAAATTCAGGTTGTTTGATTGGTCATTCTATAATCTTCAATAAGCAATTGATTTCATAATATTCCAtgttttacaaattatttttgctTGGCTAGAGATTAGCTTTTATTACTTTTTGATCTTATGATGGAGAGGGATTGTTAGCTGTTATTGAGCAACAACGCTTTCCTGGGCTCTGCCATTGGTGTTTggcaatagtaaaaaaaaaaaaaaaattcccattttTATATGAATGACTACTCTTTCAGCAGTTCAGAACAGGGATAGCGACTTATCTCGTTATGGaaagtaaaattataataaaattacaataaaattatattaaagggCTGCAAAGTTTTAATATGCATTGTTCTCTAGAAATACAGCAAACATAGCATGCATTTACAATGGGAAATTAAAACAATACACGAACACCCTCCTAAACCTCTCCTCGACCACCCCAATCCGACCCTTCAATGGGAACCTAGTTTCtaaatctctctccctcccccccttcccgTGGGTGCAAATATGTTCATCCTATGGTACATAGATGAAGGTCTGACGTTAACCTCAGATGGCTGGCCTTGCCCTCCACTGTGCTTCTGAGAATACTTAGTTACTACCGCTTATGCAGGATTGCTGGCCCTAGAGGTGCatgggatccacctgtctccacttTCCCTTTAGCTGTCAGAGAGCTGGGATTATGTAGACGTGAATGACCGTGTCCAgctttatgtgggctctggggagcCAAATTCAGGCCCTCAGGGATTGTTTTCCTGGCTAAGCCATCTCCACAGCTCCTCCTTTTAAAGAATGTGCTCTGTCTTTCTGGATATTCTCTGtaatgcatcacacacacacacacacacacacacacacacacacacacacactggaaagaTAATTGGGAATCCATCTATCTATCAGAAACTTTGcaaaggctagagagatggtctAGTCAGTAATATGTTTGCTTCACAATTACGAGGACCAAAGATTGACATCCCCCACTCCCCaaatccaaataaaaaaagcaagaCAGGATGGCATGTGTTTGTTATCCAGCAATGAGGAGGTGGTAAAAGGCATACATATGCAAGCATACATATGCACGGCATCTGTAATACAAGATCTAAATAGGATTGTACAGCACACACTGCCCATGTTCGCTTTCTTCATTGAATATGGACATCTTCCTAGGTCAGTGTATATAGATTTATTATGACTGGGGGGAGTGTTTAATGAACTCCCAAGTCTTCACTATAAAATGAACCAATATGTTGTTCTGGGTAATCTCTAGagagatttttctttaaagacaCCAGAGCTATTAATATTTATGATACTTTCCTAAAGACTGACTCATCAGGAAAATAAACCAGGCAGGCAAAGAGAGGCCATGTAACACAGTAGAGAACTCAGGCTTGTCTTTGGATCCCCAAAGTGATGGTCTACAAGTGGCTAATACACTCTGTGAGCTTGACATCCTCATCAACGCAGACTAACAGCCTTTCACGGGATCCGGTTTTGTTCTTATTTGCTTTCAAGAGAGGGGAAAGCCTGTAATTTCCACTTAGCAAAGGCAGCTTCTTTTCAGTGAGGCCAGTGTTTGCTTTCAAGGGCAACTCGGAAGATCAGAATCACTGGCAGAATTATCACAGCGTTATGTGCAGACAGGAAGACCACCGGGAGCAGATGACAACCCAGAACAGGAAGTGGTGAAGCAGATACAATCATGACAATCatgatatttccatttttaagatcTAGGATCCCTAGGAAGTCTTTAAAGTCGTTTTCATTTtattatgggtgttttgcctgcttgtatgtacTACATGTATATAGTACCCAAAGAGAATAGAAGAGCGTGCTGGGTCTCCGGGAATTAGAGTTACAAATGGCTATGAAGAGTGGgtctaagaattgaactcaggacctctggatgtgtagccagtgctctcaaccaacAAGCCAGTCCTCCAGCTCCATCTCAGGaggtctttaaaaaggaaaactctCACTGAACTCGTGGCTCTTTTCAACCATCGGGAAGATTTTATGTAGTATCTGGTTCTTAAGCTTCCTGCTGGCAAACGCCACTTGCTGGAAAGAGGAACATACCATTATTTGCGATGTCTGCCTGCAGAAGACTAAAAGAAAATGGTAGCCCAAGAGTCAATGAGGGAACGGCAAGCCAGACGTCTCCAAGCAGTCTGAATCCTGACAGAAACTGTGAGTCAATAGAACTGCCAGCAGTTTGGGTTTTCTGACTGGGAAGGATTTTTCCTGTGACCATCCCGAAACAATGCCTATGGTTTCACCCTCTGCCCCTGTTTGAAATGTGGACTCTGCCCCTGAGACCCTTGCTCTTTCTTGAGTTCGATATATTATGCTAAAGCCGCCACCATAGCAATCTGGCTTTAGGGGGTAGCTCACTtcgtagagtgcttgcctagcatgactAAAGATCTTGGTTTAATCGCCACTACTGTATAAATCAGGCATGGCGGTGCATGGCTCTGACCCCAGCTCGCAGAAGGTGGAAGCCGTGAGATCATCCTTGGctaaagagtgagttcaaggccagcctgggtgacatgagaccttgcttcaaaacaGACAAAGAACACAGAATAAAAAGAACCCTATAAAcagatttgtatttttttttttttttttggttctttttttcggagctggggaccgaacccagggccttgcgcttcctaggtaagtgctctaccactgagctaaatccccagccccggatttGTATTTTTTACAAATGAGTTCGGGTAGGCAGAATCTTCGAAACCATGGCATTCACAGATTACTTAATGGTGTTCATATGGTGCACAGAGATGTCGCTAAATCTCAAATACCTTGAAGTCTAGAAAAGCTATCACTTAAGTTGCGTTCACCGGGAATAGCATCAGAAGACTGACAACCCTGAGCGCAGCATTAGGTACTAAGAGATGAATTGCATTTTTGCCCACGCTAACGTGTGCAGGTCTGTCTTGCTTCTGTTCATGTTCCTTAGGGCTTTCCTAATTTAGCTCTTGACCTGCAAATGAACCCACCTTGGTTATGCTTCCTAAGGAAGTCTCTTGCACAGAACAGGCCAAAGCTCCCTGCCACAGACATGGCCATTCCTGTCCTTTGGCCTCCAGCCCTCAGTGAGGCAGGTCACTGTGATCACTGGCACATTATTTGAGTCCTAACTCAACCACCTTCCTCCATACCTCTCCACGAGGCTCGGCACATAATGTTAGAGACGCTGCTGCAATGTGGATTCCTGAACTGTCTCCAAGGTGACCCAGTCCAGAAACAGAGATGACAATAAACTTTGACCAGACAGGGGGAATTAGTCAATAATTCACCGAGTTGGTGAAAAGCAGCCAGGGTATGCTAAGAGGCACAGGGGTGGGAGTTTGAGATCAAAGCCACCTGAAGGCAGTAACACCCGGGAATTCATGAAAGCCAGACATGCGTCCATGCAAATGTTGATCTCTACCACCACACACATTGACCCAGTCACATACAGCCTATGCACACTTACAGTGCGGTCACGTCAGGTCTCGTTGTAATGCTTTAAAATACCTGGAAGATTGCTTTTCTGAGTGGATACTCGGCGTCTTACTGGTTccctctctgtttgtgtgtgagtgtgtttgtgtgtgcacacgtttGTGTGCAGGAATGCatgcgtatgcatgtgtgcacatgtggaagccagaggtggatgctgggtgtctcactctatttctttgtattttatttattgaggcagggtACGTTAGGGTTATTATTGCACCACAACCAAAGGccgctggggaggaaagggttaattttcattacacttccacagcactgttcctCACTaaagggagtcagggcaggaactcaagcagggcagggacCTCGaggctccccccccccaaccccccccccccccccccccccccccccgttgcaTAGGACAAGGAGAAGCGCTCGCTAGTttttggcttgctcctcatgtcttatTCAGTTGGCTTttatatagaacccaggactgccaCCCCAGGGTGACACCACGCACAATGAATTgagccctcctccatcaatcactaattgagaaaatgccctacaagaTTGCCGACAGCCAAGTATTACGGAGGCGTTTTTCTTTATTGAAGTTCTCTCCCCTCAGGTGACTTTCGCCTGTGTCAAGATGTCATGAAACTAGCTGgcacacagggtctctcactgaacctggggcccACTAATTCTTCAAGACAACGGGTGTGGCCTTCTCAGGGGGCTTCAGTTCAAAGCACAAACGTACTTGAAAACTGTTTATCCAGAGAGGACCTCAAAAGTGATAAAGTAGGGGGAAATAGGTAAAGGGGGGGTGCTGTGGTGGGCACAGGTATTCCATGGACAAGTCGGGAGAGACTGGCCTCCTAAGAGGCTCCCAGATTAGTGTTAACAAAGGCACCTCACGTCCATCCTCTATTCTTTTATACTTCAACGCAAAATGCTTGGAAGGATGAGTAGAGGGCCAGGGGAGGACAAACCTATGTCCAGAGTTCCCCTGTGTTTGTGAATGCCAGTGCCCCACACCATACGTCTTTTCAAGAGTTCTCACACTCATTCTAGCTGCTCATAACACGTGTTCATTTCCTCCCAGCTAGGCGTGGTGGCATCCATCTGTAAACCCAGCGCTTGGTCAGCTGACCCAGGAAGATGACAAGTTTGAGCGGTTAGGCTATGCAACCAGATTctgcctcagaaaaacaaaaaccaacaaagctGGAATTCCCCAGAGCAGGGAAGAAGCACTATTTGAGTGTTTGACTGGATTCATTGCATCATGATAACTGCTGGCATTGGTGTCCATTTTGAAATGATTTCCTCTGTATTTCCCTTGGTTCCTTGGGTAGATTTTTAGTCAATTATGAGGCTttctaaaaatactttaaagtatGAACAGGGTAGCGTCTCGGATTTTATATGACTCCGTCCATCATTCTATTTTAGCTGTGATCTTTTTATTTTAGTCCCCAACTTTCCACCAACTGTACAAGGTATGTGCTGTCACACACTTAAGCTTATACAAGCTGGACAAGGCTTCATCCCTGACCACAGCACTCATATCTCCTCCTCTTCACTTCtgagatttttttggggggggagggggacaatctcagtgccttttctttcttgaaaatgttttctcaggAATCTTTTAGCAATCTCTTTTACAAGAAAGGGTTGTGGAGTACAATTACAAATGTTTCAGCCATTCTCACCTGGTGATGAACTCAGTTTCATGTGCAGGCTTATGGCCATGGGAGTTGTTCTCAGGCTGGGCTGCCCATGGAGTCATCTAGAAGAATCTGAAAGCATGGAAGCTATGTCCTGTCCTCAGGCACTAGTTCAAGGCGAGATCTGGGTCCCGGGGGTTTAAAAGTCTTTCTGAGTGACTGACTCCGACGTCAGGTTAAAAACCAGGACATTGGATTATAAAACAAAGAGGGCTGTGTGTTGCTGCTCTGGCCTGCTATAAGCCTGGTTTATACTGGAACATGAGGGTTTAATACCATAGAGGAAAATAATTGTGGTATACTTGTGAACTGTGGCATAAAGTACTTTTGAGAGTGTTCTATTCATGCTTCTtgtcctatcctatcctatcctatcctatcctatcctatcctatcctatcctatcctatcctacaTTATCCTGTTCTATCCTACATTATCCTGTTCTACCCTACACTATCCTGTCCTAAATTACATCAAAATTTACTTTTAACTCACTTAATGATATCAAAAGTCAAGCCCATCATTGTCCATAAAATAGATGGATTTCTCCCTAACCAACCTGTGCATTCTCTTGTTAG
This genomic interval from Rattus norvegicus strain BN/NHsdMcwi chromosome 17, GRCr8, whole genome shotgun sequence contains the following:
- the Stmnd1 gene encoding stathmin domain-containing protein 1, which encodes MGCGPSQQTEDQSQSRMPSPRKGWEEGSKADVRVTSSKENYSPQTEVAWPKDTIDNAKSLDQQAQMGSLPGTIPENSPTPSNTNRRINSDPVANGLTNKPQLLESWERPKSSDILEELIVQGIIQSRSKVFRNGESYDVMVGTTEKPLRKPPARLKKLKVKKEVKDFTIQDLEEKMQAAEERRKTKKEEIRKRLRSDRLLPTANPSDETELGRVEVPFTKGLPAVSAPALEKSYTQEGEPLKRKKSESDVAQMNRNYSCTGLELVESDMYYNQEDNIF